The genomic stretch GACTTGGCGACAAGCTCATCCAAGTCCTGTTCGTTCAGGAACTTGTGCTTTAAATAGTACTCCTTCAAAATATCTCTTCCAGACTTGAACTTGATCGGCAGCGACTTCTCCGTTTCTGTGGACTTCTTCGGTTTTCTAGTACGGCTTCTTCCCCAACCACGATTTCGAATCCTTCGCTTTCTGTTTTTGTTGCCATTCACGTTGCCGCTCTGATAGTAAAAATACCACTTCAAGTTGCCGTTTTTCCAGGCGTAGCGCGTGTCACCAAACCAATTGACGATGTAGGAACGAGGCAGTCCACTTTCTTCAGCCAACTGATCGTATTCTTCAGCCGAAGGCCACTGGGTGCGAACAAAAGCAGTTTTGAGAACATGTAGCTGCTCTGGAGTTTTCTTACTAACTTTTTCTTTGCTCAGTCTTTTCCCACCCGGTGGAGTCTGGCTGCGTTTTTTCTGGGACGTTTCACCATCTGTTTTTCCCTCCAGGGAATCGGCTGCCGGGGTTTTCCTCTTTTCTGTGAACCAGGCGTCAATTTCTCGCCTGGTGAGCTTCGTCTCCGCTCTTAATCTACTGAGCTCTTCATCAGTTGGTGTGTCACATTTCTGAAAGCTTTCCTCTAGGACCACCAATTGCTCTGGGGTCTTTTCTTTAAACTTCTGAAGAGTAAAGTCTGGGAATGTGTTCCAGGTCTTGGCCCTCGTCTCCTTCTCCTTGATGGGCGATGGCGTTGGAGACTGGGGCGTTTCGTCACTAGAATCGATGACAATGGTGGTGCTGCTATTACTCCTGGGATGGTCACTAGCAAGGAAAGCATGGCTGTTCTTAGAATTGCGCTGGTTGTATCGAGTGTCGCTGAACCACTTCTTAATTTCTCCTTTAGTTAGATTAGTTAACTTCATTAGTCTAGCTATCTCGGCATCAGACGCAAACTGATTCTTCAGATAGCTAGCTTTCAATTCAGCCAGCTGTTCCTTAGATTTCTTAGGTCGCAGGCCAAAGTGGTCTGCACTGAGAGCAGAGTTCTCCTGAGGCGTCAGCGATGGTGGCTGGATTGTGGTTGCTCTTTTTGTTTCACTAAGGGCAGGACTTGTCTGATGGGTTGTGAACTTGGGCGTCTGGCTTTGAATGGGCATCCCTGCAACGGTCAAGGTTATTGGGGTGCTGACTGGGAGGCTGTTTGCCGTGCCAACCTGTGTCAAAACCAAACCTGGCTGCCCCACAATCTGGCAGGTCTGAAGAATGGACTGCAGGCCATTAGTGGTGGACAGATGATGAGCCGGGATGACTGTGATGGTTTGGGGTACGGTGTGAACCGTGCCGTTAAACTGCTTCCTTCTTGCTTCTTCAACCTCCTCCGGGGTCCAGCTGACTCCGTGCTTCAAACGCTGAGCAGAAAACCAGATCTTTATCTGCTCCTCGCTGAACTTGGTCTGGGCGGAAAGTCCCATGATCTCAGCCACTGATGGGTAAGGAAACTTCTTGTAAGTGTTGATCAGGACTGCATTGGTGTCCATGGCGGCATTGTAGGTGGGAATACTGCTCACGGGTATGAGAAGTTGGGCTTGGGCAGTCTGCTGGGCCTGCAAGGCAGAAAGTACCTGAGCCAGGCCAGCGGGAAGAACCGTTGCAGGGTTCATTATCAGCTTCTTTTGATCTGCTACCACAGGATTTGAAATATTGACAAGGACGCTGGGCTTTACAGATTCGGTGAGCAGTGGACTCATTAGCTCACCTGTCATGGAGGAGCCCATCACAGACGCTTCCAACGGCTCCAGTTCCATCTCACTTTCAGGCACTATTTCACTTTCGCTACTGCCTTTCAGAGACATGGCTATTCTCTTGGGTTCAGACTTGCTTTTCATTTTCATTATAGGAGTCTTGCTGAGAGAAATGCCAGTAACTGAGGGATCATCACTATCTTCCATTTCTGTCAGCACACAACCACCCTCGGCAGTCAGATTAGAGACCGGCTGCTCTATTGACGTCTGACCTGAGCTTTTTCCTGAAGAATGACAGTCCTCACTAGAGAGATGGCACCCATCATACTCTGTAAAGACagtacatttaaaatcactatTTACTATTTATAGCAAGTGCTCAATCTGTAAAGTACTTTTGACCCCTATACAACCAAATAAACCTACACACCAAAGCTATTCGTTTTGTTTCTTAAGGGAGCCACATCCAGAAATGTTTAGCTCCAACTTTGCAAATATCTGCAATAGACATATTTAGCTGGTtctactttaaagggacactccacttttaaaaaaaaatatgctcattttccagatcccctagagttaaacatttgatttttatcgttttggaatccattaagccgatctccaggtttggcactaccacttttagcatagcttagcacacttaattgaatctgattagaccattagcattttcctatttaaaacttgactcttctgtagttacatcgtgtacgaagactgacggaaaaaagttaaagttgcgattttctaggcagatatggctaggaactatactctcattcctgagtaataatcaaggactttgctgccgtaacatgactgcaggaggcgcaatgatattatgcagtgcctgaaaatagtcccctgctattgaatgTTACTAAGGGAACTATTttctcctgcagccatgttacagcagcaaagtccttgattattacgccagaatgagagtatagttcctagttatatctgcctagaaaatcgcaacttttaattttccatcagtcTTTGTACACGATGtagctacagaagagtcaagttttaaataggaaaaatatctaaactctttggatattttttaacgcgatgctaatggtctaatcagattcaatggagtgtgctaagctatgctaaaagtgctagcgccagacccggagatcagctgaatcgCTCTCGACACGTATTATATGTTCACCAAATATTTTGGCTTAAAATCCGCTTAATTACAGCCTCAGGTTTGTTGGCAGCATCCGTTAAACGCAGACGGCGATTTTTTTAACGAATTACCGAATATATCAGAATCAAATATATTGATTGAATTTTTGAGCCTTTTACCTTCATTCAAAAAGTGTCAGCTAAACACAAatgtaaacagtttttttattttctgtaaacTTTCACTAGGTAAAAATCTTGTGCAAAACTGCTGTATTAAACTGTATGTGAATGTGAACACAAAAACAACCTGTCACTTGAAACATAATGGAACACAGTTCTATCTACACTAATAATTTTTGGTGACTTTGGTGAATTTTGAGGTGAACCTCACCCGTCTCTGTTTCCATGGGAACTACTGCTCCCTCCATAGGACCGTCTGCCATACTCTCAGCTCCATCATTCCCTTCCAGGGCCTCCATGTCTGGATCTTGGTCTATGACATCTGACGGAAGCACCATGCAGGGCGTTGTGGACTTCCTTCGACTTGACATTGTGCTTTTGATCGTGAAAACAAATAGACTGATCCGAAACCTTCAGGATGTTGAATTTACATGCTAAATGCTGGTTCCGTTGAATTTAAGTACAACATCatggaaaaagagagagaaacaaaaacatacaggtcagaaatgtgaaatcaaaatttatcagatttataacaTTAGTTTCTTCTGTGTCAGTGTAACTTTTTAAACCGTTCAAGTGTTATCTTTAACCATGGCTTGTTTCATTATACTAAAAGCGTATGTTTTTGGGGAATTGATAACTATTTATATTACCATAGTCTGGTTATGgttcatttaaaatcactgtagTAAAACAATGGTTAATTTCCCTGGTTAAGTTCATATAAATAGGTCTGAAAGAGTTTTTAATATTACAAAGAAGTGATTGATTACTATTTGGattaccatagttttactacaaatacaatgtttaatctgtggttactatagtaaaataaccACAAAGGATCACTGAACAATAAATCAGTTACGGACTAAAAAAGTGGGTCTGACTGAgttttaaatgttacaaaaaAGCACTCTGGTGATACCATGTTAGACTAATGGCATCAGATGGTAATATTATGGTACGTTGATAAATATCATGGTATGGAAAGATTAGCATACATCGTCGCAGACAGTTTTTCAAGAATACACAGTATAATACTTAAACACCACGGTGGTACTTTTTGTTAGTCTATTGTGACCGAGTGTAACTCACCGCCGGGCACCCGCTCGATGCTGTCCGCGGGGTTTAGGGTCAGATCGCAGCTCGGGGTGCGACTAACCGCTCGGCTGCAGGAAGAGCGGAGGCGAGATGGACCGAGACCCGTCGCACGTACAGGGGAAAGAACACAGACTGGACCGGGCAGATGCCACGCCGATCGGATTATTCTGTCCGTGAGGTCTCTACTCCGTTAATATTCAAGCTGGTGGACCGCGAAGCTGTTTTTATGAGTCTCAAACTCACAGTAATACACAAAAATATCTGCGCTCATTTTAATGGCAGTTTTTAATGATCAGGCGTCACCGCTGTCAGTGGAATACGTCCTGACGTCATCGCCAGGCGACTCCCCACCGTCACGTAAATTCGTCGATAAATCGCTAAATGTACATACTATTTAAACCAGTAAACTCATGTAGGACTCAGTTTTAATTCAATGCAAACACCTGTGTCACATTTTGACGTTATAAAGTAtgaactgactggaaaactatAGCAATGCCTACAGATACGTACAGCTCCCCAAAGAATGAAACCGACCAATCAAATTACGAGTTTAGTCACGTGACAGTCATGCGTCTCTTGAGAGATTCAAATGGAAATTTCCCTTTATTCCCAACTTAACACACTTTAAAATGAGTTAGATTTCGCGAGAACCAGAATAAGATATTTTTAGTACTTGATGTGTAAAGTAAATCTTTTAGAACCTAAACATCTCATTACCATAGCAAAAATGATAACCACAAAAAACGAGGCCAAATGAGTgtgtttaatggatttaatatgcacaacaaaTCAAGACATGTCTACAGAATAAGctcattttaatttataaaagtgttttataagaaatataatgtattgttcatgtaataaaaaaaaactatctagaagaaatgttcaacttctttTGTCATCTCCTGAAACAGAAAGACAAATAAACATTAAGACCCAtcacaaatataaaaatatagccaGAACTGATGGCATGTAcattattttgattattttcatTTACTGTACAATCAATTTAACAGTATAGTATtaagggtgaccatacgtgccattcttcccggacgcgtcctggccaggattttggtgcgtcttccggaagccATATTTGCCGACCACATACGCCTTCAggtaaaaacataagacattcaatcatagtttcattcttaccttaacatgtaacggttgcttttctgtaataataataataatagtccTCTATGatgtatgcggtcaacaaatacgactttcGGAAGATGcaaccgaaatcctggccaggacgtgtccgggaagaatggcacgtgtGGTCACCCTATATTAAGGaatcagaatttttttcttcattctCTAAACGTACCAGGATAAGTGCAGTTTTGTCATAGtcttttctgtgtctgtaaatgCTCTGGCACAACAGAGCATAAAGCTTCTCCAGACGATTGACCTCATATTTCTCTGTCATGTCCACAACTCTTTCTAGAAGTTCCTGGAACAAAAACGAAATGAAAAGATTAAACTTTTTCAAAaggtttaatttatttaaacatggACTCAAAAAAAGTTTGTATGATAAGAAATATTGCCTCCCTAATGTAGTTCAAAGTgttcctatatatatatatatatatatatatatatatatacatacatacatacatacatacatacataaactAAACTCAAGGTTTTTACAATAACAGCATGTTGGCTTTGACAACTAACTAAAAGAAAAATTTGTGGTATGCAAAACCATGTGTACAGATAAAGAagaaaagtattaaataaataattgatttacttTCAGCTTGTTGTGATCCACAATAAGAGGCTGATTCTTCTGCTCCAAGATCTTCATGGCAGCATCCACACTGATGAGACTCTGCTGTTCAGCCTGGGTCTTAAAACCTCTCGTCATCCTCCTAAGTCTGAACTCTGAAaatcaaataaatgcaaatgacaAAAATGCTAATCTTGCATtgcttttaaatagtaaattATTACTTCAGCTTTATTGCTGCTAATGCTGTTAATATTCTTCATTTTCCTGCAGTACGTGGTTGTGATTGACTAACTCTGTTCCTGTGTTTTCCTCTGAACTCAGCTCTGCCCTTTTCGACTTGGTGCTCTCAGCTGGTTGGACATCATTTTGTCCGACTGTGGCATCACTATTCTGGACAGCATCTCCATTCACGATTCTGTCCGGTTCGGAGGCAGCACCATCATGTTGTCTTGCATCATTAGTGTTGTGATCAATTGGCACTCCAGTGTTTGAATTCGATTCTCCTGGGTCTTTGGCACGAGCACAGCCATCAACCTCCATCGACTCACATTCTGTATCATTCATTTTCGCTGCATGTTCACTCTCGGCTGGTTTTCCATCTTCCTCCTCATCTTCCTCTTCATCCTCCTCTTCGTCCCCTGATTCGGCTGTGTTGTCTCTAGAGTTCAAATGTGGGGATTGCTTCTTTTTGCGGATAAAGCCATTTCTCCATGTattctttctcttctttttcttTTGTGAAGCTGTGGATGTAATATGTCAAATATATTATCTGTTGATCTTAAACTTTACTGCGTTCAATTCATGCTTAATGAATTtcatggagctgcgtgtcatcacagctgcgtgtgtattgttcttcgtctacagcgcattttgagtttctgcacgagagcgccccctggcttttggatgtagcggcatttcaccgtaattcattgagaaacatagcaagcattatcagccgatcgatcggagcatccctcccagaaaggtaataaaaacattattaaagtagtccatgtgacatcagtgggtcagttagaatgtgttgaagcttcgaaaatgcattttggtccaacgtgactgcagtgacacggatgacgtatgATGCGGccgacgtgttatctggtgcgctcCAGATgctttttttgtgcgcccgacctacgtttacagtctgagggagacgcacgctgtaagtttaaaaaaaaaactttacaaacacgtctgaggataacacgtcatccgtgtcactgcagtcacgtgactttagtctcgggcatgcgcttcacaacagacgcagaagagaagacaatgctgaataaagtctgatttttttttttgaccaaaatgtattttcgatgcttcaacacattctaactgacccactgatgtcacatggactactttgatgatgtttttattacctttctggacatggacagtataccatacgtagattttcaatgaagggtcaacaagctctcggactaaatgtaaaacatcttatactgtgttccgaagatgaacggaggtttTACGATtttaattttgggtgaactatccctttaaacattttacaagATACAATAACGTCAACAACGAGGCCGCATGTGTCATATTTGTCAGTCACCTGTATTATTTCCAGTGTGACGTGTTGTCATTGTTGTTGGAGTTGCCACAGGTGCAACATCATTACTGGGTGGTGGATCACTCATCTTCTGTTCCACTGGTGCAGAGACCTTTGGCAGCACGTGGTAGAAAGCAGGAGTGAACCGAGAGGAGGTGTAGCCTGAAGATATTAAATATGAGTGAGTGCCACAGTCGTATCTAAACCTTAATATAACTTCAGAGTAAACATCAGTGCAGACTGAAACCTCGTTTCATGCGTGACTCCTTGATATCAGTGCAGATCTTCTCAAAGTCCTCATCTAACTCGTCTCTGATTATGACATGCACAGCGTCCTTGAGAGCACAAGCACGGTGCCTTATAAGCCGATCTGTTACAAACACAAGGatgacaaataaacaacacaatagGTGAGCAACGATTGTAAAATACACTTTAAGATCAAGAGCAATCATAAGTGATAGTTGTGACTCCTAAAATCTGATTGGACAGGATGTATTTATAGTTCAGTGGCAGTACAGTGGTAAAATCAGCTCACCTGAGGGGTCTTTGTCTGGGTTGTACTCAAGGGCGTTCTTCCAGATCAGATCCACATCGTGCAGGTAAGCCGCCACCGTGTCATATTTGTGCAGATCGATATTGGACATAACAGTGGATAGGTCCATGGGCTGTTTGATGACTGTAGTGTAATCAGGAACCTGCCCCAATAAAAACAACAGGTAAGAGATCACACTGGAGAGCTGACACGGTAGGGATATGGTCCTGAAAACCTGTGGGTACCTCCTCTGTGTCTACTGGCCTTGTGAAGGCCTTGAAGCGTTTGTCCTGTGCCAGTTTGTTAGTGACATCCCGCAAGAAGAGGCGGAGTTCCCGAAGTGTGTTCTCTTCCTGTTCTTCTAGCTTTTGCTGCTCCTGTTCAGAGAGCTGACGGGGAGGAGGTGCAGGGGCTACTGGTAGCACCTCTAGTGCCTGGAGCactgagaaagaaagaaattaatTAGTGAAGCACATTTTCATTCACAGAAACGTGACGTTCAATATAGAAAAACACTTACCTGCTTCTCTCTTAGATGCTGGGGCTTTCGCAGCTTGATTTAAAATAAGATCCTGAAAGAATCTAAACCTCTCTGCTCGAGAAGGAAGTGGAACGTTGAATACTTCACCGTACTCAACATGAAAGAGGtcctgcacctttaaaccaaaGCACAAAGAACAATAGTTTCCATACAAttctaatgtaaacaaatatgTCGTTTTGCTCTTTTTATTATGTAACAGACAGCATGGATAGATTTGCATGTGTCATACGGTTTGATTTAATCTCTGACTAACAAGCCCCAGTATTGGTATGCAGTATTACCTCAGGATAAAGTGTCTGGTGAGGGTAGCTGCACGTGGCAAGCAGGAGGCAGGGGGAGAATGACGGGATGTCCTGCAGGAGACTGATGAATGTGGCCTTCAACGTAGAGCTCACAGTTTCCCACCATTGCTGGATGTGAGGAATATACAGAATGCTGGGAGCCGTTCTCCTCGCCTCACAGAAAACCTGAGAGACATATCCAAAGTTATCATCATTACCTTGACCTCAAGAATAAATTTAGTTGCTTTGGTGTGTTCTCACCTTCGCACA from Misgurnus anguillicaudatus chromosome 10, ASM2758022v2, whole genome shotgun sequence encodes the following:
- the LOC129448587 gene encoding zinc fingers and homeoboxes protein 1; this translates as MSSRRKSTTPCMVLPSDVIDQDPDMEALEGNDGAESMADGPMEGAVVPMETETEYDGCHLSSEDCHSSGKSSGQTSIEQPVSNLTAEGGCVLTEMEDSDDPSVTGISLSKTPIMKMKSKSEPKRIAMSLKGSSESEIVPESEMELEPLEASVMGSSMTGELMSPLLTESVKPSVLVNISNPVVADQKKLIMNPATVLPAGLAQVLSALQAQQTAQAQLLIPVSSIPTYNAAMDTNAVLINTYKKFPYPSVAEIMGLSAQTKFSEEQIKIWFSAQRLKHGVSWTPEEVEEARRKQFNGTVHTVPQTITVIPAHHLSTTNGLQSILQTCQIVGQPGLVLTQVGTANSLPVSTPITLTVAGMPIQSQTPKFTTHQTSPALSETKRATTIQPPSLTPQENSALSADHFGLRPKKSKEQLAELKASYLKNQFASDAEIARLMKLTNLTKGEIKKWFSDTRYNQRNSKNSHAFLASDHPRSNSSTTIVIDSSDETPQSPTPSPIKEKETRAKTWNTFPDFTLQKFKEKTPEQLVVLEESFQKCDTPTDEELSRLRAETKLTRREIDAWFTEKRKTPAADSLEGKTDGETSQKKRSQTPPGGKRLSKEKVSKKTPEQLHVLKTAFVRTQWPSAEEYDQLAEESGLPRSYIVNWFGDTRYAWKNGNLKWYFYYQSGNVNGNKNRKRRIRNRGWGRSRTRKPKKSTETEKSLPIKFKSGRDILKEYYLKHKFLNEQDLDELVAKSNMSYEQVREWFAEIHRKEEMGTNPFEDKMGNVDPDEDEDESQGENERAAEEQGPSAMGEDDGDDDDEDTDDSDSWEPPHSVRKALSASEDQ